A stretch of the Panicum virgatum strain AP13 chromosome 9N, P.virgatum_v5, whole genome shotgun sequence genome encodes the following:
- the LOC120687513 gene encoding UDP-glucosyltransferase UGT13248-like, which translates to MTSSESDQSVHVLLVSYPTQGHINPLLQFGKRLAARSGVRSTLAVTRYVLGSGKQPQPGAVHVVAFSDGCDRRGYDEVGDERGYLARLESAGSESLGELLRAETARGRPVRAVVYDTLLVWVPRVARRHGVACAAFFTHPCAVTLAYAHAWARQLTLPVRDAPPELPGVPVTLGLADLPKDLSDPDSHIVYRDLMLKQCQALELADHVLINSFHELQAEEAEYMAVTWGAMTVGPTVPSAYLDNRLANDISYGFHLHTPMTAECKAWLDERHVQSVVYVSFGSLVILCSDQMAEVAEGLYNSGKAFLWVVRASETSKVPICFTERVKERGLIVTWSPQLDVLEHQAIGCFVTHCGWNSTMEGLGAGVPMVAMPQWADQPMNAKYIEDVWRVGVRVRPDAEGIVRKLKLERCVTEVMEGEKSKQFRSNAQSWSQKAKKAMAERGSSDSNMLEFLSKLRTN; encoded by the exons ATGACAAGCTCGGAGTCAGATCAGAGTGTTCACGTGCTCCTAGTCTCGTACCCGACCCAGGGCCACATCAACCCGCTGCTTCAGTTCGGGAAGCGGCTCGCTGCCCGCAGCGGCGTCCGAAGCACTCTGGCCGTGACCCGCTACGTCCTCGGCTCAGGCAAGCAGCCGCAGCCCGGCGCGGTCCACGTCGTCGCCTTCTCCGACGGCTGCGACCGCCGTGGCTACGACGAGGTAGGCGACGAGCGTGGCTACCTGGCGCGCCTTGAGTCGGCCGGTTCCGAGTCCCTTGGTGAGCTCCTCCGTGCCGAGACGGCGAGGGGCCGGCCCGTGCGCGCCGTGGTGTACGACACGCTCCTGGTGTGggtgccgcgcgtggcgcggcggcacggcgtaGCCTGCGCGGCATTCTTCACCCATCCATGCGCGGTGACTTTGGCGTACGCGCACGCATGGGCGAGGCAGCTGACCCTGCCGGTGAGGGATGCTCCGCCGGAGCTCCCTGGAGTGCCGGTGACGCTCGGATTGGCAGATCTCCCGAAGGACCTGAGCGACCCGGACAGCCACATAGTCTACCGCGACCTGATGCTGAAGCAGTGCCAGGCGCTCGAGTTGGCAGATCACGTTCTCATCAACTCCTTCCACGAGCTGCAGGCCGAG GAAGCGGAGTACATGGCGGTAACGTGGGGTGCCATGACGGTTGGCCCAACCGTGCCGTCGGCATACCTCGATAACCGCCTCGCCAACGACATAAGCTATGGCTTCCACCTGCACACCCCGATGACGGCTGAATGCAAGGCTTGGCTCGACGAGAGGCATGTGCAGTCCGTCgtatatgtctcctttggcagCCTTGTCATCCTATGCTCGGATCAGATGGCTGAGGTGGCCGAGGGGCTCTACAACAGTGGCAAGGCCTTCTTGTGGGTTGTCAGGGCCTCCGAAACTTCAAAGGTGCCTATATGCTTCACCGAGAGGGTGAAGGAAAGAGGCCTTATAGTGACATGGAGCCCGCAGTTGGATGTGCTGGAGCACCAAGCCATTGGGTGTTTCGTGACACACTGCGGATGGAACTCAACTATGGAGGGGCTAGGTGCTGGTGTACCGATGGTGGCGATGCCACAGTGGGCAGACCAGCCAATGAATGCCAAGTACATTGAGGACGTGTGGCGAGTCGGTGTGAGGGTGCGACCCGATGCGGAAGGAATTGTTCGGAAGCTGAAGCTGGAGAGGTGCGTGACAGAGGTGATGGAAGGAGAGAAGAGCAAACAGTTTAGGTCGAATGCTCAGAGCTGGAGCCAGAAAGCAAAGAAGGCCATGGCTGAAAGGGGCAGCTCGGATAGTAACATGCTGGAGTTCCTTTCCAAACTTCGAACGAACTGA